One Aphidius gifuensis isolate YNYX2018 linkage group LG3, ASM1490517v1, whole genome shotgun sequence DNA window includes the following coding sequences:
- the LOC122851984 gene encoding uncharacterized protein LOC122851984 translates to MVWLKETISNLFLNCFMPQLSALYNGVSIYVKDINREIKLTGLVIGGTLDMPAKTLFLCMKQYNSLYGCHKCKTKTIKISNRRVYTRTNNINLRTTNETLEFAKIGTKIKPVFGVTGPTIVSKFVPDFIKTTKLDPMHMISGITKMLLRFWVSVDYSIHPASLSTYSKIINTRLLSMRVPSFVEHLPRSTDDYKYWQAWELIMFLIYYSIPILSDIMQEKYFKHHTLLVLAIYLLSQKSISHGDINDSSVLLQQYVSDFKELYGEKYMSCNLHSLLHLCESTVEFGNLWFVSCFSFENANGI, encoded by the coding sequence attgtttcatGCCTCAGCTCTCGGCTTTATATAATGGTGTTTCAATTTATGTGAAAGATATTAAtcgtgaaataaaattaacaggtTTAGTTATTGGCGGCACTCTAGACATGCCGGCAAAAACTCTTTTTTTATGCATGAAACAATACAACTCATTGTACGGATGTCACAAGtgcaaaacaaaaacaataaaaattagtaatagGCGTGTGTATACCCgaactaataatattaatttaagaaCAACGAATGAAACATTAGAATTTGCTAAAATAGGTACCAAAATTAAACCGGTTTTTGGGGTAACAGGGCCAACAATAGTATCTAAATTTGTACCAGATTtcattaaaacaacaaaactgGATCCGATGCATATGATTTCGGGAATAACAAAAATGCTTTTACGTTTTTGGGTCTCAGTAGATTATTCTATCCATCCAGCTTCTTTATCTACatactcaaaaataattaatactcgTCTTTTGTCTATGAGAGTCCCATCTTTTGTTGAACACCTTCCTCGTTCTACTGATGATTATAAATACTGGCAGGCGTGGGAACTCATAAtgtttttgatatattattcGATTCCGATACTGAGCGATATAatgcaagaaaaatattttaagcaCCATACATTGTTGGTGTTAgccatatatttattaagcCAAAAAAGTATATCGCATGGTGATATAAACGACTCATCTGTTCTTTTACAACAATATGTATCTGATTTTAAAGAATTATATGGTGAAAAATACATGTCTTGCAACTTACATTCTTTGTTGCATCTATGTGAAAGCACAGTAGAATTTGGAAATTTGTGGTTTGTATCGTGTTTCTCATTTGAAAACGCAAacggtatttaa